In the genome of Corynebacterium glucuronolyticum DSM 44120, the window CGTTGAAGAAGGCGAACTCGAACGCACCCGACCGCTAAGGAGCCCCAAACAACGGTACCGCCTAGTACGTTAGCTCTTTTCGCGGGCATCTTAGAAAGTCGCCCGAGTAACCAACACACCACACGCGAGTGTTGTGTGGTGTGTTGTGTAGAGTGCTCACGCTTGCCCTGGTAGAGGCTAATTTTTCTATCATTAGCTTCCTTTGGATCATGCCCCGGCTCCGAGCCGGAGCACAAGAAACACGCCACATAACAGGCACGCGAGGCAGGCGCGCTTCTGCGCGCCTGTTAGAAGCGCCTCCCCAGCACCTCGGCGATGGTGCCCACTTCGTCGGCGGCTTCACGGACTTCCGCGGGGGCGTGAGGCATGGCTACGCCGGTACCAGCCCAGCGAAGCATCTCGATGTCGTTGGGCATGTCGCCAAAGGCGACGACGTCCTCGGGGGCGAAGCCGAGGTCCACAAGCCCGGTGGCCTTGGTGATGCCGGGGTGGGAGACTTCGAGAAGGCCCTCGTCGACGCTGTAGGTGATGTAGCCGAGGTCGGAGGGGATGCGGTCGGCCAGGACCTTAGCCATCTGCGCGGAGCTCATGCCCTCGTGGCGGAGCAGCAGCTTGGTCGCCGGGATGCGGAGGATCTTATCGTCGTCCTCCATGCCCGGCGCGTCCGTGTCCCACGTGGGGGCGTAGTCCGGGGTGACGACGAAGAGTTCGCTCTCCGGGTTGAAGGCGCTGTTGCCGGCGCGCTCCACGGCGATGGTGATGCCGGGGATCGCTTCGCGGGCGGCGCGGACGATGGAGCGCATCGCCTTCGGGTCGAGGGGGTGGACGGCATCCATGCGGTCGTGCTCGGAGTCGTAAATGATGGCGCCGTTGGCGCAGATACAGGTGGGACGCAGCGGGAGTTGCTCCAAAACGTCGGAAAGCCAACGAGGGGGACGACCGGTGGCGAGAACCAATCGGTGACCGGAGGCTAAAGCCTCCGTGAGGGCGGAGAGGGTGTCGGCGGGGACGCGCTCGGAGTCGTCGAGAAGCGTGCCGTCGACATCGGTGACGATTATCACTTGGTGATCCTTTCCATACCTCCCATGAACGGACGGAGGGCGGCGGGGATGATGACCGAACCGTCGGCCTGCTGGTGGTTTTCGAGGATGGCGACGAGCCAACGGGTGGTGGCGAGCGTGCCGTTCAGCGTGGCGGCGATCTGCGTGCGACCGTCCTCGTCGCGGTAGCGGATCTTCAGGCGGCGGGCCTGGAAGGTGGTGCAGTTCGAGGTGGAGGTGAGCTCGCGGTACGTGTTCTGCGTGGGGATCCAGGCCTCGGTGTCGAACTTGCGAGCGGCGGAACTGCCGAGGTCACCGCCGGCGATGTCGATGATGCGGTAGGGGACCTCGATGGCGGCGAGCATGTCGCGTTCCATGTTGAGCAGCGCCTGGTGCTGGGCCTCGGCGTCCTCGGGCTTGCAGTAGACGAACATTTCCAGCTTGTCGAACTGGTGGACGCGGATGATGCCGCGGGTGTCCTTGCCATAGGAGCCGGCCTCGCGGCGGAAGCAGGAGCTCCAGCCCGCGTAGTGGAGGGGGCCGTTGGACAGATCGATGATCTCGTCGGAGTGGTACCCGGCGAGGGCAACTTCAGAGGTGCCGACCAGGTACTGGTTGTCCTCCTGCAGGTAGTAGATCTCGTCCGAGTGCTGACCCAAGAAACCCGTGCCCTGCATCGTCTCGGGGCGGACGATGACCGGCGTGATCATCAGGGTGAAGCCGTGCTCGATGGCCTTCTGCGCGGCGAGGTTCATCATCGCCAGCTGCAGCTGCGCGCCGAGGCCCTTGAGGAAGTAAAAACGGCTGCCGGAGACCTTGGCGCCACGCTCCATATCGAGGATGTCCAAATTTTCGGCGATGTCGAGGTGATCCTTCGGCTCGAAATCGAAGGTCGTCTTCTCCCCGACCTCCTCGACGACGACGAAGTCATCCTCGCCGCCGGCGGGCGCGCCCTCGACAACGTTGCCGAGCTGCATCTGAATATCGAAAACTGCCTGTTCAGCGTCGCGTTGGGCGGCCTCGGCGTCTTTCAGACGCGCCTTCAGCGCCGTGGATTCCTCAATGAGCGCCGGGCGCTCGGCCGGGGAGGCCTGACCGATCTTCTTTCCGAACCCGTTTTGCTCCTGACGCAGCTGGTCAGCCTTCTGGATGGCGTCGCGACGGGTCTCGTCTGCGGCGAGGAGTTTATCTACTAGCGAGGGGTCCTCGCCGCGGGTGCGCTGGGACTCGCGGACGACATCGGGGTTTTCGCGGAGAAATTTAAGATCGATCATGGCTACTAGCCTACATGCCTGAACGCTAAACCATAAAGGTTATGACCAGCGCGCCTATAATGAACCATATGGCCGCTAAACCCAAGCATCAACAACTCCGCGAACAACTCGAAGAACTCTGCACTACACAGCTCCAACCTGGCGATATGCTCCCCGGCGAGCGCCAGTTGGAGCAGACCTACGGTGTCAGCCGGATCACCGTACGACGCGCCATCGGCGACCTCGTCGCCTCCGGACACCTCGTCCGCGCCCGCGGCAAAGGCACCTTTGTTGCCCCCACTCCCCTGGCGACGCGGCTCAACCTGGCGAGCTTTTCCTCCGAGATGCGCGCCCAGCAGCTCAAGGCTACCTCGAAGGTGTTGCATGCGGAGATGGAGGACGCCCCCGAGGTCGTCTCCTCGTTCTTCGGTACCTCGGATACCCCGCACGTTCATCTCACCCGCCTCAGGCTTGGCGACGGACGGCCATACTGCATCGACGACGCCTGGTATAACTCCACGTTCCTCCCGAATTTGCTTTCCGACGATGTGGAGGCGTCCGTCTACCGTGTCCTCGACGCCCGTGGCTTCCCGATCACCGATGCGGAACAGGCCGTCAACGCGGTGTGCGCCGGTGAGGAGGTCGCCAGGCCCCTGGAAGTAGAAATCGGCGACCCGCTGCTGCGGACGATTCGGTGCGCCCGCTCTGGAACGCGCCCCATCGAGTGGTGCTGCTCCCTGTACCGCGCCGACCGCTACACCCTGCGCTCGCACGTGACCCGCAAGGACAGCGAGTAGGGTATGTAGCAATGAATATCTTGCGCGACTCCACCATCCTGCACACCGCCCTCATCGCGGCGCTGGCGGGAGGGGCGCTCATGGGCGGATATGCAACGATGCGCGGCGGAGACGAGCCCGCGCGCACAGGCGGGGAGGAGACCACGGTAACGACATCGGCGAAGCCGAAGGCGCACACTTTCACCGCCGCCGGCCCTGGCCAGTGCCTCACGTGGGATGTCGGCGAGGACGGCTCCACCAGCAACTTCACCACCGTGGACTGCGCCGAGGAGCACCGCTTTGAGATCTCCTCCCGCGAGGACCTGGCCACCTACCCCTCCAGCGAGTTCGGCACCGATGCCGCCGCCCCGGACATCACCCGGCAGGCGCAGTTGCGCGAGGAGCTGTGCAAGCAGCAGACCATCACCTACCTCGGCGGCAAATACGACCCGACCGGCGTGTACTCCATCGCCTCCATCCTGCCGCCCGCCGATTCCTGGACCGCCGGCGACCGGACGATGCTCTGCGGCGTGCAGCGCACCGATGACGCCGGCAAAATCACGACCTCGACAGGCAAGGCGCAGAACCAGGACCAGTCACGCGTGGCCGAACGCGGCGAATGCGTGGCCATCGACTCCGCCAACGGCAGCCACAAGGTGGACTGCGGCCAGCCGCACTCCTACGAGGTCACCGACCGCGTCAACCTCTCCGAGGTGTTCGACCATCCGCCGACAACGGAGGAGCAAGACACCCACCTCAAGGACGTGTGCACGAAGGCGGCCCTGGACTACATGGGCGGCGACGACAACCTGTATAACTCCTGGCTCGCCGTATACTGGACGACGATCCCCACGGCCAGCTGGAATGCGGGCAGCCAGTCCGCCAACTGCGCACTATTCCACCCGGCGGAAGGGGGCGGATTCTCCACGCTGCAGGGCAGTGCGCCCGCCGGGTTTACCATCGACGGTAACCCGCCGGCCCCGCGTCCGGAGCGGCGACCCCTGAGGAACCCCCAGTGAGCGTCGAGATTTCCGACGACGAGTTTGAGGAGCTCGTCGACAAGTCCCTTGAGCTGATCCCCGAAGCCCTCATCAATCGGATCGAGAACACCGTTATCCTGATCGACGATTATAACGAGGAGGACCCCACCATTTTGGGGCTTTACCAGGGCGAAGCGATGACGGAGCAGACGTATTTCGGTGCGTTTCAACCGAACACGATCACGATTTATCGGGAATCGCTCAAGGACTGGTGCGAGACGCGGGAGCAGCTTGAGGAGGAGGTCGCGATCACCGTCGTGCATGAAATTGCGCACCACTTCGGCATCGACGACGAGCGGCTGCATGAGCTGGGGTGGGGGTAGGTTAGCTGGTGGCCAACTGGGATACGCGCCCTGCTGTCATCCCCAAAAGCGCTGCCTGATCACGGACCGACCACCCCTCATTCGTCAGCGCTTCGATTGTCTTACGCACCTCGGGCAGCAGATCCTCCTGCGCGTGTACAAGCAGCCGACGCTGTTCCGCCACTTTGTACGCATGTGAAAGCTCCGGGCTCGTCACGGGGAGATCCCACGACACCCACAGTTTTTCTTCCGCTCCGTCAGGCAGATCCTCGGCCAAGGCAATGGCTTCACGCACATTCCGGTCCAGACCGGAAAAGGTTGTGGCCCAGGTAGACACACCTTGAAGGTTGGTTACCTCGGCCAACCAATCCGTTCCCTCGCGAGTGACGCGCACGCTGTAATTAGGCGCAGTACCGAAACACAACTGCTTAGCCCTCGCCTCAACTTTGCTTTCGCTTGTCATCTCAGCCATCCTTTCCCCAGTACCGGCTCCATTTGTTGCTCTATTTGGCGAAGGGTCCCTTGCGGAATATCACCACTGCGCATCCCGGGCATCGCAACCGTGGTGTAGGCCGTGATCCCATCGCGGGATGCCTTCCACCTCTGATGCGATCCACGCTGACGAATCATTGTCGCGCCACGCGCAGCTAGTATCTTGGTCAATTCTGTTACGCGCACAGTTTACTGTATAGCGACTAAACTACAAGTACACCGATGACGCACTTTACCTTGCGATGTGCCGGTATCACTGGACCTGACAGCGTCGCCCGGGCTTGTCAGGAGCAATATTCAATAGGGCCGCACAATAGGGCCGCAGTGAGGATTGCCAGGATTGCGAATACGAGCATTCCGATGTTAGCGACAGTGTGCGTCGCACTCTCATGTGCACTCATTTGTGAGGATCCGATAGCTGCTACGGCAAGGACCATCAAACCTGACGTTCTCGCAAATGCGAGTGCCATATGGGCTGGTGTGCTTTTATTAATGACCCATTGGGCGAACGGCTGAAAATAAGAGCGAGCACGATAGTGATAAAAGCGATTACTCGTGCCATTTTTTATTCCTTTCCCTCTCTGTCAGAGTTTTTGTGTGGCAGACGGTACGGGGAAGCAGGGGTAACGGAGCCATCCTTCTGAATGCTCGTTTTCAGATTTTCGGCTTGGGGGGGATATTGTGTCGCTATTACTGGGAAAGGAGATATAGGTGGGGAAGAAGCGCCTGGCGTGGCCCGACGTGGCAAAGGGGGTGTCGATCCTCGGAGTCATCGTGCTGCACGTGTGCTTGGCGGTGCCGGGTGGGATGGACACCCTGCTCGCACGCGCGAACTCCGTGATGGATCCCCTGCGCATGCCGCTATTCTTTCTCGTCTCCGGGTTCTTCTCAGCCAAGATCCTGGACTACAGTCTCACAGAACTCTTCGTTCGCCGACTGTGGTTCTTCCTCGTTCCCTACGCGGTCTGGGTTCCGGTAGAGATCAAGCTAAAGTTCATTGAATTCAAGCTGGTCTTCGACGCCGACTCCGTGGGTGCCGACGAGATCCTGTGGCGTATGCTCATCGGCGCCAACTTGGCGTGGTTCCTCTGGGCCCTGGTGCTGTTCAACCTCGTGCTCTGGTCCCTACGCAAGCTACCCCCGCCGGTCGCAATTGCCGCCAGTTTCGCTCCGCTGCTGCTGTTGCCCTGGCACGACAAGATCCCGATCGTCGGCATGCTGATCCTTTACCTACCCTTCTTCGTCGGCGGCCTGCATCTGCGTGGCCCGATCTCCCGCTTTGCAGCGACAGCGACCTCCGTCACGCGCTGGCTGCCAGCAGCTATGGGCTTTTTCTTGGGCGTGGTGCTGGTCAAGCTCTTCGCTCAGGTGGACCCGGACCGTGTGGCGCTGCCGTGGATCCTGCCAGGCATGGATGCCATCGGACACTACGAGGCTGCCTTGCTGGTGCGCTTGTCCAGGGAGCTCCTCTCGCTGCCACTGGCGATCGTCGTCGCGGTCGCGATCACACACCTGCCGCACCTGTCCAACGACCTGCAGTTCGTCGGCCGCCACACCCTGCCCATGTACATCGGGCACCCGATCGGCATGACCCTGGGCTACCACCTGGTGCGCTACGCGCTCGACGATGCGGGCCCGCAGTCCACTACTTTCTGGCTCGCCTACGCTATCCTCATCGCGCTCGTGTCCGGCTGGCTGTTCCACCTGCTGTCGAAGGTGCCGGTGCTGGGCTGGACGCTGACGCCGCCGAGCCTGGCGAGGCCTCAGCCTGCTGTTGGAACGGAAGCTCATGCCGAAAATCGGGACCACACCTTCAACACCGCACCCCCAACACAGCCCGGACCCCCTAACTCCACAATTAGCCCAAATTCCAGGGTAATAAGCGAGTTAACGATCCCCAGCCCGATGTTGGATGCCGAAAATCGGGACCACGCCTTCAACACCGCACCCCCAACACAGCCCGGACCCCCTAACTCCACAATTAGCCCAAATTCCAGGGTAATAAGCGAGTTAACGATCCCCAGCCCGATGTTGGATGCCGAAAATCGGGACCACACCCTCGCCACCGCACTCCCCAACGCAGCCCGGACCCCCTAACTCCATAAATAGCCCCAATTCCAGGGTAATAAGCGAGTTAACGATCCCCAGCCCGATGTTGGATGCCGAAAATCGGGACCACACCCTCGCCACCGCACTCCCCAACGCAGCCCGGACCCCCTAACTCCATAAATAGCCCCAATTCCAGGGTAATAAGCGAGTTAACGATCCCCAGCCCGATGTTGGATGCCGAAAATCGGGACCACACCCTCGCCACCGCACCCCCCAACGCAGCCCGGACCCCCTAACTCCATAAATAGCCCCAATTCCAGGGTAATAAGCGAGTTAACGATCCCCAGCCGGGCCGGGGTGTTTACACGCCCTGCGATCCGCGGTCATTTCATGCACAATTGAGGTGCACTAACTGAAAGGGACACCTTATTATGCCGTCGATACGCTATACGCCGACACCTGAGCCGAGGAACAAACACGAGCTGCGGGGCGAGCATCCGCGTCGCATCCTGCAGGTGGTGACCGGCGTTAACCGCTACCTTGATCGTCCGGGGCATCGCACCGGACTGTGGCTGGGAGAGCTCAGCCACTCCTGGGATGTGTTTATGAATGCCGGGTTTGAGCAGGTCATCGCCAGCCCCAGCGGTGGGGCGGTGCCGCTGGAGCCGAAGTCCATCCGCTTCCCGAACTTCGATGCGTCGACACGCGCGTGGTACCACGACAAAGAGAAGATGGCGCTGCTGGACGATGTCGCCTCGCTGGAGGACGTGTCTGCCGCAGATTTCGATGCCATCTTCCTCACCGGTGGCCATGCCGTCATGTACGACTTCCCCGGCTGCGATGCGCTGCAGCGCCTCATCCACGACATTTACGAGGCCGGCGGCGCGGTTGGGTCCGTCTGTCACGGTTACTGTGGGCTGCTGGAGACGAAACTTTCCGACGGTTCCCTGCTCATCGCGGGCAAGAAACTCACCGGTTTTTCCTGGGTGGAGGAGGTGCTTGCCGGTGTTGCGGAGATCGTCCCCTACAACGTGGAGCAATCCGTCAAGGAGCGGGGCGCCACGTACAGCAAGGGGCTGGTGCCGTTTATCTCCCACACGGAAACGGATGGGCGCCTGGTGACGGGGCAGAATCCGGCGTCGGCACGGGCCGCGGCGCACAAGCTAGTTGAGCGAATTAAATAGCTTCGTCGCCGCGTCCTGATCCCACAGCACCACGGAGCCGACCTCGGTGTCCGCAAACGAGGCGACGGGGATGGTCTGCTCGTTGATGCCCGAGCGCATGGCCAAGGCCACCCGGGCGAGGTGCCAGATGTGGTCGCCATTATCCACGGTGAAGGAGCCCGCCACGTGGGTCACGAGCGGCACGATCTTCAGGGGGTTGGCCAAGGTTTTCGGGCTCGTCATCGTATCGAGGAGGACACCGAGGAACTGGCGCTGGCGGGCGACGCGGTCAATATCGCCGAGGGCGGTGGCGCGGGAACGCGTGAACTTCAGGGCGTTCGGGCCGTCGAACTTGTGGCAGCCCGGCTCCAGGTAGAAGGCGATGACGTCGTCGTAAATCGGGTCCTCGGTGCACAGTTCCACGCCGCCGACGGCATCGACGATATTGGCCAGGCCGCCGAAGCCGACCTCGGCGTAGTGGTCGATTTTCAGGCCCGTGTTCTGCTCCACGGTCTCGGTGAGCAGCTGCGAGCCGCCGATGGCGAAGGCGGCGTTGATCTTGTTGTTGCCGTAGCCGGGGATCGGCACGTAGCTGTCGCGGGGGATGGATAGCAGCGTGGGCTTGCCACTCATCGGCAGGTGCAGCACCATGATCGTGTCCGTGCGGGAACCGCCCTCATCGTCGCCGGTCATGAGCTCATCCTTCTGCTTCTGGGTGAGCCCCTCACGGGAGTCGCTGCCGACGAGCAGCCAGTTCGTGCCGGCGGTGTCGGCGATGTGGCGGGACGGGAAGGCGTCGATACGCGTGAGCGAACCGTCGGCCCAGACACCGCCACCGACCAGCGCCACCAGAAGCACGATGAGGAAGATGGCCAGGGGTTTTGCGCAACCGCTGCGGGTGCGACGGGTGCGGCGGTTGTCCTGCGGGGCGATCCGCTGGGCCCGGTTGGGGATCCGCGAATCGCGGCGGCTGGGGATCTCGCGGGAGGCGTTGGGGACGCGCTCTACGCGGTTGTTGACCGGCGGGTTGTTGCGGCGCTGGACGCGCTCGGCGAGCCCGGAGTGATTATCGTTACCACGCGCCTCCTGCAGCGGAGTCCGGGTGCGCTTGGGCACGGGACGGCCGTAGCGGTCCCGGATCACGTTCCCGTTTCGGTCCGTGGCGTATTCACTCATAACTCACCATTGTAAACACGCGCCGCCACACGCAGAAGCTCCTCGTGCGATGCCCGCACACCAACAAGCTGCACACCCAGGCCGATGGGCAGCGTTAACGCTGGATAACCCGCCATATTCGCCAGCGTCGCCCACGGCGTCCAGCGGGTCTGCTCCGCGAAGTCCTCCGCCGGGTCGAGGGAGGAAAAGAAGCCGATCGGCGGCGGTTCGTAGGCGAGGACGGGCATAACGAGGATGTCCACGCCGAGGGCCTCCACCATCTCGCCGGTGGCCATGAACTGCTCGGCGGCCTGCACGTACTCGGCCGAGGTGACCTGCTGGCCGCGGTCCCGTAGCCACGCCCCGAGAGGCTGCAGGGGGCCGCAGATGCGCGCAGTGCGGTAGGAAAAGAGCGTCGAAAAGCAAGCAAAGTGAGAGCGAGGATAGGGGCGACGGACCTCGTGACCACCAAGCGCGCGGGCGACGGCTTGTGTGCTTTCAACGTCCTGCGGGTCGACATCGGCGTGGAGGGGCTCAACGAGGTAACCGACCCGGGGCTCGTCGCTTCGACTTCGAAGCTCAGTCCGGGTGACCGTGGCCAGGTCGGCGACCGTGCGGGCGAGGTAACCGTGACCCGTGGGGACGGCACCCTGGTTGTTGTGCGCCAACTTCAGCCCCAGGACCCCGCAGGCCGCGGCGGGAACCCGGATCGAGCCGCCACCGTCGGTGCCGTGGGCGACACGGACGAGACCGCGCGCGACTGCAACAGCGGCGCCACCGGAGGAACCACCCGTGGTCGCGCCCGGGAACCGCGGATTCACCGGCGCGGGCATCCCGTTCGGCTCACAATAAGCCGAAAGCCCCAGCTCGCTCGTCTGCGTTTTGCCGTAGATCGTCGCGCCCCGGCGGCGCAGCGCCCGGATCGCGGGGTCGGTGGTATCCGGGATGTGCTCCCGGTAGACGGACCCTAACCTGCAGGTCAGGCCCTCGACAGCGGTGAGATCCTTGGCGGGAATCGTCCACCCCGTGAGATCCCCCTCGACCTCCGGGAGGAGCACGTCCGTATTGACAAAGCCGTGCTCCTCCGGCGCCAGGCCACGCGTGTCCACGCCATCTCTCACAATCGGCAGATTCCTCACCCGTATTAAGATACATGCATGACCACGGTTTCCTACCTCGGCCCGCAGGGCACGTTTACTGAGCAGGCCGCCCACACCCTCGTCCCCGAGGGTTTTCAGCCCCACCTCGTCTCCTCCCCCGCCGACGCCATCGCGGCCGTCTCGTCCGGTTGCGCGGATGCGGCCGTCGTCGCCGTGGAAAACTCCGTCGACGGCGCCGTCACCGCCACCTTCGACGCACTCGTGGGTGCCGGCGTCACCATCACCGCCGAAGTGGACCTGGCCATCAGCTTCACCATCGCCGGCACGCTGCCCGCCCGCCGCTTCGCCACCCACCCCATCGCCTACCAGCAGGTGAAGAACTGGGTGGAGGCGGCAAGCCCCGGGGTGGAATTCGTCCCCGCCTCCTCTAATGCGGCCGCCGCCGACATGGTCGCCACCGGTGAGGCCGATGCCTGCGCCTGCCCACACCCCGCCGCCGTCAGCCGGGGACTCCCCATCCTGGCAACCGACGTCGCCGACCATGAACGCGCCCGGACACGCTTCTTGCGCGTGGAAAAAACCGCCGTCGCTCCCCCGCGCCGCGGCATCACCTACCGCACCTCCGTCGCCTTCACCCTGCCCAACAAGCCGGGCACACTCGCCCACGCGCTCACCGAATTCGCCACCCGGGGCGTGGACCTCACCCGTATCGAATCCCGGCCGACGAAGAAAGCGCTCGGCACCTACGTGTTCTACTGCGACCTCATCGGCCACGCATCCTCCCCCAGCGTCGCGGAGGCCCTCGCCGCCGTACGCGCCCACGCCGAGAACCTCGAATACCTCGGCTCGTGGCCTGCAGCCGGTGACGAAATGAGG includes:
- a CDS encoding amidase family protein; its protein translation is MRDGVDTRGLAPEEHGFVNTDVLLPEVEGDLTGWTIPAKDLTAVEGLTCRLGSVYREHIPDTTDPAIRALRRRGATIYGKTQTSELGLSAYCEPNGMPAPVNPRFPGATTGGSSGGAAVAVARGLVRVAHGTDGGGSIRVPAAACGVLGLKLAHNNQGAVPTGHGYLARTVADLATVTRTELRSRSDEPRVGYLVEPLHADVDPQDVESTQAVARALGGHEVRRPYPRSHFACFSTLFSYRTARICGPLQPLGAWLRDRGQQVTSAEYVQAAEQFMATGEMVEALGVDILVMPVLAYEPPPIGFFSSLDPAEDFAEQTRWTPWATLANMAGYPALTLPIGLGVQLVGVRASHEELLRVAARVYNGEL
- a CDS encoding HAD family hydrolase, coding for MIIVTDVDGTLLDDSERVPADTLSALTEALASGHRLVLATGRPPRWLSDVLEQLPLRPTCICANGAIIYDSEHDRMDAVHPLDPKAMRSIVRAAREAIPGITIAVERAGNSAFNPESELFVVTPDYAPTWDTDAPGMEDDDKILRIPATKLLLRHEGMSSAQMAKVLADRIPSDLGYITYSVDEGLLEVSHPGITKATGLVDLGFAPEDVVAFGDMPNDIEMLRWAGTGVAMPHAPAEVREAADEVGTIAEVLGRRF
- the pheA gene encoding prephenate dehydratase gives rise to the protein MTTVSYLGPQGTFTEQAAHTLVPEGFQPHLVSSPADAIAAVSSGCADAAVVAVENSVDGAVTATFDALVGAGVTITAEVDLAISFTIAGTLPARRFATHPIAYQQVKNWVEAASPGVEFVPASSNAAAADMVATGEADACACPHPAAVSRGLPILATDVADHERARTRFLRVEKTAVAPPRRGITYRTSVAFTLPNKPGTLAHALTEFATRGVDLTRIESRPTKKALGTYVFYCDLIGHASSPSVAEALAAVRAHAENLEYLGSWPAAGDEMRDN
- a CDS encoding LCP family protein, with protein sequence MSEYATDRNGNVIRDRYGRPVPKRTRTPLQEARGNDNHSGLAERVQRRNNPPVNNRVERVPNASREIPSRRDSRIPNRAQRIAPQDNRRTRRTRSGCAKPLAIFLIVLLVALVGGGVWADGSLTRIDAFPSRHIADTAGTNWLLVGSDSREGLTQKQKDELMTGDDEGGSRTDTIMVLHLPMSGKPTLLSIPRDSYVPIPGYGNNKINAAFAIGGSQLLTETVEQNTGLKIDHYAEVGFGGLANIVDAVGGVELCTEDPIYDDVIAFYLEPGCHKFDGPNALKFTRSRATALGDIDRVARQRQFLGVLLDTMTSPKTLANPLKIVPLVTHVAGSFTVDNGDHIWHLARVALAMRSGINEQTIPVASFADTEVGSVVLWDQDAATKLFNSLN
- a CDS encoding metallopeptidase family protein, yielding MSVEISDDEFEELVDKSLELIPEALINRIENTVILIDDYNEEDPTILGLYQGEAMTEQTYFGAFQPNTITIYRESLKDWCETREQLEEEVAITVVHEIAHHFGIDDERLHELGWG
- a CDS encoding type 1 glutamine amidotransferase domain-containing protein; the protein is MPSIRYTPTPEPRNKHELRGEHPRRILQVVTGVNRYLDRPGHRTGLWLGELSHSWDVFMNAGFEQVIASPSGGAVPLEPKSIRFPNFDASTRAWYHDKEKMALLDDVASLEDVSAADFDAIFLTGGHAVMYDFPGCDALQRLIHDIYEAGGAVGSVCHGYCGLLETKLSDGSLLIAGKKLTGFSWVEEVLAGVAEIVPYNVEQSVKERGATYSKGLVPFISHTETDGRLVTGQNPASARAAAHKLVERIK
- a CDS encoding acyltransferase family protein, which produces MGKKRLAWPDVAKGVSILGVIVLHVCLAVPGGMDTLLARANSVMDPLRMPLFFLVSGFFSAKILDYSLTELFVRRLWFFLVPYAVWVPVEIKLKFIEFKLVFDADSVGADEILWRMLIGANLAWFLWALVLFNLVLWSLRKLPPPVAIAASFAPLLLLPWHDKIPIVGMLILYLPFFVGGLHLRGPISRFAATATSVTRWLPAAMGFFLGVVLVKLFAQVDPDRVALPWILPGMDAIGHYEAALLVRLSRELLSLPLAIVVAVAITHLPHLSNDLQFVGRHTLPMYIGHPIGMTLGYHLVRYALDDAGPQSTTFWLAYAILIALVSGWLFHLLSKVPVLGWTLTPPSLARPQPAVGTEAHAENRDHTFNTAPPTQPGPPNSTISPNSRVISELTIPSPMLDAENRDHAFNTAPPTQPGPPNSTISPNSRVISELTIPSPMLDAENRDHTLATALPNAARTP
- the serS gene encoding serine--tRNA ligase, which translates into the protein MIDLKFLRENPDVVRESQRTRGEDPSLVDKLLAADETRRDAIQKADQLRQEQNGFGKKIGQASPAERPALIEESTALKARLKDAEAAQRDAEQAVFDIQMQLGNVVEGAPAGGEDDFVVVEEVGEKTTFDFEPKDHLDIAENLDILDMERGAKVSGSRFYFLKGLGAQLQLAMMNLAAQKAIEHGFTLMITPVIVRPETMQGTGFLGQHSDEIYYLQEDNQYLVGTSEVALAGYHSDEIIDLSNGPLHYAGWSSCFRREAGSYGKDTRGIIRVHQFDKLEMFVYCKPEDAEAQHQALLNMERDMLAAIEVPYRIIDIAGGDLGSSAARKFDTEAWIPTQNTYRELTSTSNCTTFQARRLKIRYRDEDGRTQIAATLNGTLATTRWLVAILENHQQADGSVIIPAALRPFMGGMERITK
- a CDS encoding GntR family transcriptional regulator — translated: MTSAPIMNHMAAKPKHQQLREQLEELCTTQLQPGDMLPGERQLEQTYGVSRITVRRAIGDLVASGHLVRARGKGTFVAPTPLATRLNLASFSSEMRAQQLKATSKVLHAEMEDAPEVVSSFFGTSDTPHVHLTRLRLGDGRPYCIDDAWYNSTFLPNLLSDDVEASVYRVLDARGFPITDAEQAVNAVCAGEEVARPLEVEIGDPLLRTIRCARSGTRPIEWCCSLYRADRYTLRSHVTRKDSE
- a CDS encoding type II toxin-antitoxin system HicA family toxin; this translates as MRVTELTKILAARGATMIRQRGSHQRWKASRDGITAYTTVAMPGMRSGDIPQGTLRQIEQQMEPVLGKGWLR
- a CDS encoding septum formation family protein, with translation MNILRDSTILHTALIAALAGGALMGGYATMRGGDEPARTGGEETTVTTSAKPKAHTFTAAGPGQCLTWDVGEDGSTSNFTTVDCAEEHRFEISSREDLATYPSSEFGTDAAAPDITRQAQLREELCKQQTITYLGGKYDPTGVYSIASILPPADSWTAGDRTMLCGVQRTDDAGKITTSTGKAQNQDQSRVAERGECVAIDSANGSHKVDCGQPHSYEVTDRVNLSEVFDHPPTTEEQDTHLKDVCTKAALDYMGGDDNLYNSWLAVYWTTIPTASWNAGSQSANCALFHPAEGGGFSTLQGSAPAGFTIDGNPPAPRPERRPLRNPQ